Proteins encoded together in one Epinephelus lanceolatus isolate andai-2023 chromosome 4, ASM4190304v1, whole genome shotgun sequence window:
- the lpar6a gene encoding lysophosphatidic acid receptor 6a, translating to MYNSTSPTDNFTQGWAENNSTNNSTCNKNDGFKYPLYSTVFSIVFVVGLITNVVAMYIFTCSLKLRNETTTYMMNLVVSDLLFVFTLPLRVFYFINQNWPFGGMLCKVSVSLFYTNMYGSIFFLTCISVDRFLAIVHPFRSRTLRTKRNAKIVCIAVWVLVLSGSLPTGFMLETTSPEKNKNNAIFCFENFSSKQWKAHLSKVVIFIETVGFLIPLLLNVFCSIMVLQTLRRPQTISRGGAKLNKKKILRMIIVHLFIFCFCFIPYNVNLVFYSLVRTKTLKGCFVESVVRTIYPIALCIAVSNCCFDPIVYYFTSETIQNSIKRKSQTNRSYDAKFSEALQSESSSNLQCSLRNLKAKVFHNESSV from the coding sequence ATGTACAACAGTACCAGCCCGACTGACAATTTCACCCAGGGATGGGCTGAAAATAACTCAACTAACAACTCTACCTGCAACAAGAATGATGGTTTCAAATACCCACTGTACAGCACTGTCTTCAGCATTGTGTTTGTGGTGGGACTGATCACCAATGTTGTGGCGATGTACATATTCACCTGCTCTCTGAAGCTGAGGAACGAGACCACGACCTACATGATGAACTTGGTCGTGTCTGACCTGCTGTTTGTCTTCACGCTTCCTCTGAGGGTCTTCTACTTCATCAACCAGAACTGGCCTTTTGGAGGCATGCTCTGCAAGGTCTCCGTCTCGCTGTTCTACACCAACATGTACGGCAGCATATTCTTTCTCACCTGCATTAGCGTGGATCGCTTCCTAGCCATTGTGCACCCATTTCGCTCAAGGACGCTCAGGACCAAGCGCAATGCTAAGATAGTGTGCATTGCTGTATGGGTGCTGGTGCTGTCAGGGAGTCTCCCCACAGGGTTCATGTTGGAGACCACCTCACCTgagaaaaacaagaacaatGCAATTTTCTGCTTTGAGAACTTCTCCTCCAAACAGTGGAAAGCTCACCTGTCTAAGGTGGTGATCTTCATAGAGACAGTGGGTTTCCTTATCCCGCTTCTACTCAACGTGTTTTGCTCTATCATGGTGCTGCAGACCCTGCGTCGCCCCCAAACTATCAGTCGTGGTGGGGCGAAgctgaacaaaaaaaagatcCTGCGTATGATAATTGTGCAcctctttattttttgtttttgcttcatcCCCTACAATGTAAACTTGGTTTTCTACTCTCTGGTCCGCACCAAGACATTAAAAGGCTGCTTTGTGGAGTCGGTGGTTCGAACGATCTACCCAATAGCCCTTTGCATTGCTGTGTCCAACTGCTGCTTTGACCCCATTGTTTACTATTTCACATCAGAGACCATCCAGAACTCCATCAAAAGGAAGTCTCAGACCAACCGTTCATATGACGCCAAGTTCTCCGAGGCCCTGCAGTCAGAAAGCAGCTCGAACTTGCAGTGCAGTCTGAGAAACCTCAAAGCTAAAGTCTTCCACAATGAGTCTTCAGTGTGA